A segment of the Panicum hallii strain FIL2 chromosome 1, PHallii_v3.1, whole genome shotgun sequence genome:
CCCCCTCTCTGCTCTCCCCGCCCCCTGCTCCACCAAGGCCGCCTcgcccgcggccgcgccgcgccggccagggccgcggccgcgccgccccgccccgtcgcggcctccgccgcgccgccccgggcccgcgccgccccgccccgccgcggcctccgccgcgccgccccgggcccgcgccgccccgccccgccgcggcctccgccgccccgccccgggcccgcgccgccccgccccgccgcggcctccgccgccccgccccgggcccgcgccgcccgccccgccgcggcctccgccgccccgccacgggcccgcgccgccccgccccgccgcggcctccgccgccccgccccgggcccgcgccgccccgccccgccgcggcctccgccgccctgccccgggcccgcgccgccccgctgcggcctccgccgccctccgctCCTCCGGCCTCCAGGTGAACCACTAATTCCTCCGGCCTTTCCTCTCCTCTTTCACAGGttctttttattttttcatGCTTTCGTCTTTCACTGCACAGAGCAGCCATTGCATGTAACATTTTTATCCTTAAGACTAGACTGTAAGCTAGAGGATCGCCTCTGGCCTTGCTAGCTATTCCCAAACCTGTAATGTAAACTAGCTGCATTTTAATATCATTGCTTGCTTGAAATAAACATGACCCCCTAATTGCAACAGCTTTGAAAGAATCTGATTATCATTGCTTGCTTGAAATAAACATGCTACAACATAGCTCTGTCGAAATAAACAAGGCAAGGCAAGAGGCCAATGGCTCCTTTGTGCAGTGGTGAGAGGTGTTTGGTTTGGTTGGGCACACATTTGTGGGAACCACTAACAGAAGTTGCCTGCACATCGGTGGCCTCTCATGGCTTTGTTTATGGAGTATGTGTATCCCCCCATTGTTGTCTCTGAAATGAAGTCATCACCCAGAGATGATCAATGTTCCTTTGCATGAATATATACATCTGTATATCTTTCTCACAAGTTGCTTGGAGTGTGACCTGAGCCTTTAGCTAGATGCAAGAAGAGCTTGCGACAGCTCATTTCTTTGTAGGCTTTGGCTTGTGATGCCTGCTATTCCAAGGATTTTATGCATGGACATCTAAGTTCGAGGCTTAAAAAACCCTAGTATTGTTCTAGGGACATCATTGCTGAGCAAAGATCTCACCATTCGATGTTTTGCAGGTACTGAGTTGCAGAAATTATTGTACCTTTCTTTGAAGGTAGGCCAGgaccgccccgccccgcccctgcTGCCACTTCTTCAAGATCGACACCAGTAAGGTAAGGCAACGCAACTAGTTTCTGTGATCTATTTTGTGCTAATTTAAACAATTAGAGTAGCTGTAATTTAGTCACTTGCATAGATGGAGAACACATCAAAGAGCAGGAAACCAAATGCACAATGGGATCCAACTGCTGCTAAAATTTTTAATGAGATATGTGTGGAACAAGTGTTGGCAAATAATAGACCACAAGGTTGTTTGAACAACAAAGGGTATGCCAATCTTATTGCCCAGTTTAATGAACGGACTGGTAGAAATTACAACCGTTCTCAAATGAAAAATCGTTGGGATGCACTGAAAAATGACTATACAACATGGAAGACACTACTCCTGGCCGCATCTGGTTTAGGGAGAGATCCAAGGACTGGTTCTATTGCAGCTGATGCTGAATGGtggaaagaaaaaatagaggTATGCAATGTTGTGCTAGGTTCTGTTATATTATATTTCCATGGCTTGATTTTAACTATTAGAACTAATTGTGTTTCAGGCCATGCCCGCATGCAAAAAATTTAGACTTGCTCCATTGGAGAATGAAGAAGATCTTGAAATAATGTTTAGTGGTGCGTCTTGCACCAATGTATATGCTGCTATTCCAGGAGCAAAGGAAGGAACAGCAGGAGCAAAGGAGGGAACATCAGGAGCAAATGAGAGATCAGATGGTACTGACGATGAGGTTGAGGAGGTGCTTCCATTTTCCCCACCAGGAGCAAATGCTAAGAAAAGAGGTGCTGCTCACAAATCCCCAatgaagaaaacaaagaagaatTTTAGAGATTTGCAGTTCAAACGGTTTGTGGATTCATTTGTGGAAAAAGCTAGTTCAAGCAAGACTTCCGCAACTTCATCTCCTAATGATTATGTTAGACAAGAGATAGCAGAAATGTTGGAATCAGTTATTGAGGCTGGAGCATGTGAAGGAAGTGATGAACATTTCTATGCCACACAACTCCTCATCAAGAAGGAGTACCGTGATGTGTTTTCCACTCTTAAGACCCCAGCTGGGAAGCTTGCATGGCTGAAGAGAActtgggaggagaggaagacACGCTAGACAATACTAGCTTTGCATTGTACCATTAGTATTGTACTTTGATTTTATCTTGTTGCATGATGAACTTGGTTTTGAATGTTGAACCTGATATCAATAATTTATGGCTGATATGAAATATCTTGTATGGTTGTAATCAGTTCTGAAATATGTGTGTTATTATTAAATATTTTCTAGTGCTAAGGTGCTGCTCATTTATACAGATGGCATTCACTTCAAGCGACTCTAATGAAACTGGGATAGCAAGTAATTCAAGTGAATCAAGTGGTTGGATGTATGAAGCTGCTGCAATTGCAGCTTATGCAATGGTTGATTGTGGGATACCTTCATCTGCAAAGAAGCCAAGGAAAGTGCCGAAGGAGACAGGTTTTCAGTGGGTTCAAAGGCAGCTAAGTGATCCAGAAAGTTGCTACGACATGTTTAGAATGAGAAGGTCAGTATTCTTCAGCTTGCATGAGGTCTTGGTGAATAATTATGGCTTAGCATCTTCGGATGAGATGTGCTCAATAGAAGCTCTTGGCATGTTTCTATGGATGTGTGGTGCCCCTCAGTCAGTTCGCCAAGCAAAACATATTTTTACGCATTCCTTAGAAACTATTAGTAGGAGGTTCAATGATGTTTTGGAAAGTGTTCACATTTTGGCTGCTGATAACATTAAACCTAAAGATCCTTCTTTTGCTGTGGTACATCCAAAAATTAGAGAGCATAGATCTTGGCCTCATTTCAAAAATTGCATTGGCGCGATAGATGGAACCCATATTGAAGTCACTGTACCAGCATCAGAGCAGGCAGTACATATGAATAGACATGGATATTGTAGTCAAAATGTTATGGCTGTTTGTGATTTTGACATGAGATTCACATTTGTGGTGGCGGGATGGCCTGGATCTGCTCATGATACACGTATATGGAGGGACACTTTGTATGGCAAGTACAAGGATAAATTTCCACATCCTCCTCAAGGAAAGTTCTATCTTGTTGATTCAGGTTATCCAAATCGAAAGGGTTATCTAGCACCGTACAAAGGTCAAAGGTACCACATTCCAGAATTTCAAAATGCAGGGCAACCGATTGGATTGAAAGAGGTGTTCAACCATGCTCACTCATCACTTAGAAATGTTATTGAACGTTCATTTGGAGTCTTGAAAATGAAATGGCGCATTCTTCGAAATGTGCCAAGCTACCCAATGGAGAAGCAAACAATGATCATAATTGCTTGTATGGCGTTGCATAACTTTATTAGAGAAAGTAATTTGAGTGATGTGGATTTTGATAGAATGGCAGCAGATGAGACGTATATCGATGAGGATGGGGACATGGGAGCTAGTACAAGTCAATTTGTGGATGAAGAAGATATGGAAGATGTACGTGATGTCATTGCGCAAGCACTGATGGGAGGTTACTAGAGATGTAATATTTGCCCAAATAACTTATGTAACAATCATGAATTATCTAATATATAATTATTTAATTTGTGTTGttaattattttattattaGTTTGTTATTATAAATACATAAATATACATCTATACATACTAAATACATGTATTCAGACAACAGGGAGAGTATTTCAGTCATTTCCCACTTCTAACAGGGTTTCAGCCCATTCAATAAGCAGTCTGCCAAACATCTAACTtctgtgaccagctgcttcttCAACCAGCTGCTTCTCTGGCCAGCTGGCTACCAGCTGGCTTCTGAACCAGCTGTCCCAAACAGGCCAAAACCTCGCGAGAAGCGGCGAGAGCACACTTCCTAGTCTGTTCGCCGTTTCCGCCCCAAATCTGCTGCGGGGCACGAGCCGAGTTCGAGCCgatcggagcggcggcggcaatggcggggCTGTCGCTGCGGTGCGGCGACTGCGGCGCGCAGCTGCGGAGCGTGGAGGAGGCGCAGGCGCACGCCGAGGTCACGAACCACGCCAACTTCGTCGAGTCCACCGAGGCCGTCCTCAACCTCGTCTGCTCCGACTGCGGCAAGCCATGCCGCTCCCAGACCGTAAGATCCAGCGCGCCCCTCCCGCaattcctctctctccccgactcCCCCGTCGGATTTGGTGGCCCCTCGAGGTTCTCGATCCGATTTCGCTCGCGCGTGGGTTCGATTTGCTGATTCCGCGGGCGCGTGCGTGCAGGAGGTGGACCTGCACACCAAGCGCACGGGCCACAAGGATTTCGCGGACAAGACCGCCGAGGCGGCTAAGCCCATCGATCTCGAGGCGCCGCTCAAGCCGGCCTCCTCCTCAGAGGCCATGGACGTCGACGCCCCGGCCTCAGCAAGCGAGGAGCCGCAAGGTTGGGTTGTTTAACAGCGTACCCACTATTTGTGAGAGGAGCGAAAAGGGTTTAGCCTATTTTGGTCTCACCTTCCGAGTGTTGCATTGCGGTGGTGTTTGATTGTGGCAGAGATGGTGGTGCCCGAGGTGAACAAGGAGATGCTCGCGGACCTCGAGGGCATGGGGTTTGCCACTGCACGTGCCACTAGGGCACTTCATTTCTCTGGTATGTTTAGTGATATTGTTGGCTACTTTCGTTGGGATCTTATTATGACTGTTAACTGCTTGGGCTGGAATCAGAAATTCTTAGCACTAGAATCCATTGATTTGTCCAGAAAAAAAATTCATCCTATATAAGAGGCTTAGATACGAGTACTTTCCATGAAGAATCATCCAATATGACCTGTTGTGTTTACTTGATTGTGTGACACTACTTAGATTTTTTGTCATTTGTACAAACCAAACTATGTAAAGTTAACAAGTGGCTTTACTTTCCTTTAGGAACTTAGGCTGTCAAGCAAATGAGCTCCCATGTAACCAATATAGTACTCTTTTAGATAAGATTCAGGATGAAACAACAACTTTCTACGAATCTGGTTAGGCTACTTGAACATGGGCATGACCATCTACCTCCGATCACAATGAGGATATGTTTCTGCTCACACCAGCTACACGTAttgaaataaaatatgtccattcAGAAGACCAACAGATTTCTTTGTTTATCCAACAGATTTTTTCTCCAACTTATATACAAAGAGAGTAGAAAAGCATGATCTGTGGAATGTATTTTTTTTTCATGGCACTAAGATATTTTAGGCATCCGACTTGTAGGTCAAGACTTTACATGTCTGACTTAAGGTTTCATCATGAGATGAACAAATTGGGAGTATTTTCCTGGCAAGTGAATTATATACAACACTGAGTTCCAATTGTTTCCACTCTTGACTGTTTTGCCAAACTCTGATATGTTTGTTATGCTTTTAAGAACTCATGTGAGCCGTATTCTTAACTTGGTAAATAGATGATAGTTGTATAAAATTACTACAGTATCTGAAATTCTGAATATACCAACATAACTTCTTGTTTGGTGCTTTTACTAATACCATCTCATCTAATTGTAAAACAACAATACAATGATGTTCAATTGTTCATCCTGTGCTGAGCCATGTGCTTTTACTACAGGTAATAGCACCATCGAAGGTGCCATCAACTGGCTTTCTGAGCACCAGGAAGATGCAGATATTGATGAAATGCCTCTGGTATGATGATATTTTTTTCAACTTATCTTTGTAGTTTGTTCCTTTTGTTACTTCGATGGTGCTATTTGATCCCTATTTGAAAAGTTCGATGTTCTTGATACATCACTTAGTTGTCTTGCTATTGTGTTTTCATTAGGATGTGCTTCATAGTAGTTGTTTTGTTAACCTTTTTCATTATAGTTCCTATGTTATATTCTTGAAATCTCTGCAAGCAGCTAGTTTGATCCAAGTTGGTTTTTCCGGGTTGATGCTCAATTGCGTTGCCAAAATTTGTCCATTTATGCTTGTTTGTACATGCACAATTAGGAAGGACATTGGCCTTCAAATGTTTCATCAAACTTGCACACTAGGTTTCATTTGTTCCATCAAGCTTTCATCAGTTATTCTTAGTGGGGCATTGAAATATTCTATTCCTATGTTATATTAACACTTCAGCAGGAAGATTTCTTTTTTACCAGCTCATACTTCTACAGGTTACTTATCTTCTTTCATCTCGTAGGTACCAGCTAATTCAAAAACGGAGGCTAACAAACCCAGCCTGACTCCTGAGGAAATGAAGATTAAAGCGCAGGAGCTAAGGTGCTTTTATCAACCATTCTTTTGTGGGCTGAGTTAAACATTTGCTTCCAATTTGTTAGGATTTTTCATTTTGAGTGCTGTTTTTTTTTCTAGTTCTGTATCAGTTCACTTGCATTTAAATATTTTCTGTGCTTTGCATGGTTCAGCTAATATTCCATCTCGATACATAGCTGTGGAACAGTAAGAAACAATTTCACTTTAATTTCTTTTGAAAACAGAACCAGTATATTTGTGTCGATGAGCAAACTAATTTTATTAAGTGTATAATTATGACTTCTGCAAATTTCTGGTGACTTTGTTGCATTATGGCCCTGCTGCCAGGGGTCTTGTGCCTTTTTCCAGTGCTTAAAGGATGCTGACACAGGTTACACATGGAATCCTGAAAGCATTAGCCACATACATTGTACTGGgataaacatatttttcttaaaaTCAGATTGAACATTTCTTTATAACGCTGCTGTTAGAAGATAATCTTTTTTAATATTTGCTTCTAGTTGTGGAATGCTATTATTCTTGAACGTTAAGGTTTACTCTCCTCTGTTTTAAACATATGACGAATAGGACAAGCTGATTAGTTCAATTTTTTAACTAATAGCTTGTCCTAAACACCATATATCtaaaaacggagggagtattttGGCGTATATGAAATATCGTTATTCTTTGGAAGACATCTTACGCTGAAAATTTTCCCTCCATTTATAGGGAACGCGCTCGTAAGAAgaaagaggaagaagagagaagaatggaaagagaaagggaaaaggTATGGTCTCAACTCTCTTTTTTACCTTACTAGCTGGGTGCTGCTTACATTGATCGCAGTTCATGAACATATATTGAAACATGTGGAATAAATCAGTCAGGAAGCCATGATCTTTGTGAACACCATGTACATACTTGTATACACAAATCAATCCACAGAAAATCTGCAAAACCAAAGTGTAGAACCAAACCAGCATCTACTCCAAGTTTTTAAGTAGTAGAGATTGACATGTATTCATCTAGAGTGGCATTAAAAATGTATAGGAAAATACCATGAAAAAAATTTAACAGTGCGGTTTTATATCCCTTAATGTGCTTATTTTACCCCTTGAACCTTGCTTAGTATGCCTGGCGTTGACTACTGGATATCAACTCATCAGCATGACTTTTCAGACTTCGGAGTTCACTGTTTTGATACATTGATCAGCTGTGGGATTCACACTTACTACTATTGCCTACCCTACTATTGTGGTGATTTACAATCAGTGCAGTTTAGTAAAACAAGCTAGAGTGTTCCATTGATCTGTATTGTCTATGAATCAATCGACTGATCCAGTAACAGGGGATGTATTCAATTCTACCATTAAGTTTGATGCATGATGTTCACTGCTAGGCAGACTGAACATAGAGGTTCACTAGGAGGTGGTCAAATTTTGCTGTTTGGTTCCTAGGGTAGTTTGCTAAATCAGAAACTGGCATCTGGTGATATGATGTGCATTTCTTGGGTATCAGAACAAATAGAGCACATCGTCATTTTAATCTATACCATATAACATGCTTCTCCATCAGGGCTTTTTTAAGAtcattttttatttaattattCAAAAAGGATTCTGGACAACACAAACTGAACAGAAAGTCAATTTACTTTGGCTCACATTTTTTACATTTTTCAGGAAAGAATACGAATTGGTAAAGAACTTCTTGAAGCCAAAAGAATTGAGGAACAGAATGAAAGGAAACGGTTGGTTTCTTTCCTTCTCCGTATTTGTGCTTGCACATGCTTCTGTTTGATTTTCTTGTACTCACTCCTGACTAATTTCTTTCCCTCCATTGGCAGCATGATAGAGTTACGAAGACTTGAGAAGGAAGAGGAGAAAAGGGCTAGAGAAAAAATCCGCCAGAAACTGGAAGAAGATAAGGTTTCTAATTTCTCCACCTCATCTTTAAGAATCTTTCTCGCTTTGTCATTCAAGTTTCTAATTGATGTAGATAATACTAATAATTTGGCCTCaaatttttttttcctttcgcAGGCTGAAAGGAGAAGGAAACTAGGATTGCCACCAGAAGACCCAGCAGCTTCCAAACCAAGTGCACCACCTCCTGTTGAAGAGAAGAAGGtaaatttttttgaattttctttaCCATCATAACTATTGTTTAAGCAGCATTCGCTACCATTTTTGAGCTCATGGTGCCTGACTATTGTTAAGAGTACTGAACTTCTTAGGGGAACATAACTTTGCTAGAAGATTAATCTTAATTGACTTGTCATTTTAATTTAACTCACTGCTCACTGTGATATGTGAATATTCAGAGTGCATTGCCTATCAGGCCAGCCACAAAGGCAGAACGGATGAGGGATTGTCTACGAAATCTTAAGCAACAGAACAAGGTAAAATGCGTAGGTTTTTCCCCTTGAGCCCTCTTTTTATTTCGTTTTATACACATCTGCCTGGGAAATCCATCTATTTGCTGGCATCTTTTTATTGATTAGTGGAGCAGCTTGGCACATTTACTTGTTCATTAGGTATTGATAAATATGATTGTAGATGAAAAAAAGAGACATACTAATTTTTAACACTGAAGTAATTAATCAGTGACAAGGTTCAAGTCTTGTAGGTCTGTGTGCTTTTAACCTTGTATATGTAAGTGGGCAAGCAGATGATAGACCTATGCTTGATGGCCGAATTAGTCTTCCAGACTTTGCACGTAGGAGAAATGTAACAGAATTATAAGATGTCTGCACATTACCTAGTAAGTTGCTCATTTAGAGGATGGACACAGTTTTTCGAACACAAAGAACTTCTGTAGTAAAAGGTGAAAAGATTAGGTTTCATCAGACTTCTGGCGATATCCCCTGCCAGCTGTTGGCTCAAGACATGATAATAGTCGTTAAACAGCATGAAACAGGAAATCTTATAGGATGTTTATTGGTAAAAGGATTAGAGTTGGTTTGATACTATTTTTTTTTGTCTAGTTTGAATGATAACTTGTAGAATGATGAATATGAAGTCTGGGTGGCTGGGGGTAGTCAGCAACCTCGTACTTTCTTCCATATATCACGTGAGTGCAGGATGTGCGCCTATCATGACCACTGCTTGCACCCACCACTCCAACTTCTTCACCTCTGACCGCCCTCCCTGTTGCCACCCATTGCTTGCCTCCTGGGTCTCCCTTTTGGCACACCACTTGACACCATTGCCAGTCATGCTTCTGCTGCCACAGCCCATTGCTGATGATGGAATACCCTCTGCCTTGCTACAGTCCCTCCACTCACTGCCCGCTCTAGACATCTTACTTGCTAGTCCTGTCGTCTTGTCACCATGGTGCTGACTGCCCTTCAAACTCGTGGCAAGCAATCACGCTTCTATGTAATCACACTGCCACCACTGCTGCACACTCTCTTTGCATGGTTGGGTGATCTGGTGAATCCTCACACTTAACTGGGGTAGCCTAACCCTAATCTCAGCCATCTAGTCTCCATTGTTGTAAAACATGTTAGCACCAGAAATTTTTTTCACAACATCAACATTGACGTTTCAATTTGTATAACCGTGCAATCATTTTGACAGGATGATGATGCCAAAGTGAAGAGGGCATTTCAAACACTCCTTACTTATATTGGAAATGTTGCCAAAAATCCTGATGAGGAGAAATTCAGAAAGATCAGACTCACCAATGCTACATTTCAGGTAAAACTATTGAATCTTGAAATTGGCAAAGTGCTTGTTATCCTGTTGAAGAACATGGGATTGTTAATTCACCTTACAGGAGAGGGTTGGAAATCTGCATGGGGGCATAGAGTTCCTTGAGCTCTGCGGATTCGAGAAACTTGAGGGCAATGAGTTCTTGTTTCTACCAAGGGACAAGGTTGACAAGGCCATCCTGAACACTGCTGGAGCCGAGCTGAATTCTGCGATCACCAACCCTTTCTTTGGAGTCCTTTGAGTTGTCGAGAACCTCAATGTACACAAACCTCTTGGCTTCACCTTTGCTTTACATGCAACTGTGTTTAACACATGGCATGGCCTGGATGGTAGTAGATTTGCAAGTCCCATACATATTTCACGAATGATTGCAGTTTACATCCATATATTCCTTCCGTACATTGCCGAGGCGAATTTTACCCTGCTATAGCATCCAAAACAAGTGTGCTATTTCTTTCTTACCCCCATCATTTTCTTAAGAATCACCAGATCAGGTCATTAAACCGCCATCTATCTTACGAACCTGGCaaatcgatcgatcgatctggGAGAGTCAGAGCTGAACTTGGCGGTCGTAGATCCAGCTGAAGGGCGCGAACTCGGCGTCGTCCTTTCCCCTGGCGGCCTGCGCCCTCTCCTCGAGCCTCCTGAACCGGGGCCCCAGCGAGCACACGAACTCCTGCGCGCGGCGCCCTTCGCCGGAGAGCCCCGTGAGGTCGGCGACGCCCCAGCGGCGGACCAGGAACTCGATGATGTCGGCGTAGTCCCTGGCCGTGTACACGCCCAGCCGCTGCGCGACGGCGCTGAAGCGCGCGAAGAGCCCGTCGTCCCGGCCGTCGTACATGAGGTGCGCCGGCATGGCCACCTTCTTGCGCATCATGTCGGCGAAGGCCCGCGCCGTGTAGTCCGGGTCCACCTCGAACAGCTTCGCCACGATCCGCTCGTACGCCGACTCGTGCCGCTTCTCGTCGGCGGCGATGGTGCCGCAGATCTGCGCCAGCTTGGCGTCGCCGTACCGCCTGGCGTGGCGCGCCGTGTTGCCGTGCGAGATGAAGGTGGCGCGCTCCTGGAACGACGTGTAGATGAACCCCATGTACGGGTTCATCTCCGTCTTGGGGTCCTGCATGCAGCGGTAGAGGCAGCCATGGCATCAGCAGGTCCATCGGGAACATGGCGGAATCATGCATGCATGGCAGAATCCGAGGATGGCTTGCCATTCCGGAGCCGATGAGGTACTGGATGGTCTTCTCGATCTGCCTCATGTCGACCCTGCCGGAGAGGAAGAGGTACTTGTTCATGAGGTCGCCGTGGCGGTTCTCCTCGGCGGTCCACGCCCTGGTCCAGACGGCCCAGCT
Coding sequences within it:
- the LOC112892376 gene encoding stearoyl-[acyl-carrier-protein] 9-desaturase 5, chloroplastic-like isoform X1, encoding MPLMAAAVLPSRGALFGAPTAAAPPCRGNRRRRACLSLVVAMASAAQQVRAPRKPFAPPREVHRPVAHSLPPQKREIFESLNSWAADTILPLLKPVESSWQPQDYLPDASSESFGDEVRELRARAREIPDDYLVCLVGDMVTEEALPTYQTMLNTLDGGVRDETGASPTSWAVWTRAWTAEENRHGDLMNKYLFLSGRVDMRQIEKTIQYLIGSGMDPKTEMNPYMGFIYTSFQERATFISHGNTARHARRYGDAKLAQICGTIAADEKRHESAYERIVAKLFEVDPDYTARAFADMMRKKVAMPAHLMYDGRDDGLFARFSAVAQRLGVYTARDYADIIEFLVRRWGVADLTGLSGEGRRAQEFVCSLGPRFRRLEERAQAARGKDDAEFAPFSWIYDRQVQL
- the LOC112892365 gene encoding chromatin assembly factor 1 subunit A, yielding MAGLSLRCGDCGAQLRSVEEAQAHAEVTNHANFVESTEAVLNLVCSDCGKPCRSQTEVDLHTKRTGHKDFADKTAEAAKPIDLEAPLKPASSSEAMDVDAPASASEEPQEMVVPEVNKEMLADLEGMGFATARATRALHFSGNSTIEGAINWLSEHQEDADIDEMPLVPANSKTEANKPSLTPEEMKIKAQELRERARKKKEEEERRMEREREKERIRIGKELLEAKRIEEQNERKRMIELRRLEKEEEKRAREKIRQKLEEDKAERRRKLGLPPEDPAASKPSAPPPVEEKKSALPIRPATKAERMRDCLRNLKQQNKDDDAKVKRAFQTLLTYIGNVAKNPDEEKFRKIRLTNATFQERVGNLHGGIEFLELCGFEKLEGNEFLFLPRDKVDKAILNTAGAELNSAITNPFFGVL
- the LOC112892376 gene encoding stearoyl-[acyl-carrier-protein] 9-desaturase 5, chloroplastic-like isoform X2, which produces MASAAQVRAPRKPFAPPREVHRPVAHSLPPQKREIFESLNSWAADTILPLLKPVESSWQPQDYLPDASSESFGDEVRELRARAREIPDDYLVCLVGDMVTEEALPTYQTMLNTLDGGVRDETGASPTSWAVWTRAWTAEENRHGDLMNKYLFLSGRVDMRQIEKTIQYLIGSGMDPKTEMNPYMGFIYTSFQERATFISHGNTARHARRYGDAKLAQICGTIAADEKRHESAYERIVAKLFEVDPDYTARAFADMMRKKVAMPAHLMYDGRDDGLFARFSAVAQRLGVYTARDYADIIEFLVRRWGVADLTGLSGEGRRAQEFVCSLGPRFRRLEERAQAARGKDDAEFAPFSWIYDRQVQL